One stretch of Variovorax sp. 54 DNA includes these proteins:
- a CDS encoding ABC transporter ATP-binding protein codes for MARIDLDLAHAYRANPTQDSDYALLPLKMSFRDGGAYALLGPSGCGKTTMLNIISGLLVPSQGSVSFDGRDMTRATPQERNIAQVFQFPVIYDTMTVAENLAFPLRNRKVPEDQIKKRVGEIAEMLDMSGQLNQRAAGLAADAKQKISLGRGLVRSDVSAVLFDEPLTVIDPHLKWQLRRKLKQIHRELKLTLIYVTHDQVEALTFAEEVVVMTRGKAVQVGSAEALFERPAHTFVGHFIGSPGMNFLSAHSANGALEVAGTPLVPTRELPQGALKIGIRPEYLRLSNAGAAGAVPAVVKQVQDVGTHAMLSAEVDGGVVKVRMHSDEQPPAVGDTVWLRVLDTHTCYYKDEELVA; via the coding sequence ATGGCACGCATCGATCTCGACCTGGCCCACGCCTACCGCGCGAACCCCACGCAGGACAGCGACTACGCGCTGCTCCCGCTGAAGATGAGCTTCCGCGATGGCGGCGCGTATGCCTTGCTCGGCCCCTCGGGCTGCGGCAAGACGACCATGCTCAACATCATCTCGGGCCTGCTCGTGCCCTCGCAGGGCAGCGTGAGCTTCGACGGCCGCGACATGACGCGCGCCACGCCGCAGGAACGCAACATCGCGCAGGTGTTCCAGTTCCCGGTGATCTACGACACCATGACCGTGGCCGAGAACCTCGCGTTCCCGCTGCGCAACCGCAAGGTGCCCGAAGACCAGATCAAGAAGCGCGTCGGCGAGATCGCCGAAATGCTCGACATGAGCGGCCAGCTCAACCAGCGCGCGGCGGGCCTTGCGGCCGATGCCAAGCAGAAGATATCGCTCGGCCGCGGGCTGGTGCGCAGCGACGTGTCGGCGGTGCTGTTCGACGAACCGCTCACCGTGATCGACCCGCATCTGAAGTGGCAGCTGCGCCGCAAGCTCAAGCAGATCCATCGCGAGCTCAAGCTCACGCTGATCTACGTGACGCACGACCAGGTCGAGGCGCTCACCTTCGCCGAAGAGGTGGTGGTCATGACGCGCGGCAAGGCCGTGCAGGTGGGCAGCGCCGAGGCACTGTTCGAGCGGCCGGCCCACACCTTCGTCGGGCATTTCATCGGCTCGCCGGGCATGAACTTCCTGTCGGCCCACAGCGCCAACGGTGCGCTCGAAGTGGCGGGCACGCCGCTGGTGCCGACGCGCGAGCTGCCGCAAGGCGCGCTCAAGATCGGCATCCGGCCCGAGTACCTGCGCCTGTCGAATGCCGGTGCCGCCGGTGCCGTGCCGGCGGTGGTGAAGCAGGTGCAGGACGTCGGCACGCACGCGATGCTGAGCGCGGAGGTCGACGGCGGCGTGGTCAAGGTGCGCATGCACTCGGACGAGCAGCCGCCGGCGGTGGGGGACACGGTGTGGCTGCGGGTGCTTGATACGCATACGTGCTACTACAAGGATGAGGAACTGGTGGCATGA
- a CDS encoding carbohydrate ABC transporter permease, translating to MNATNKPINQKAWWLVLPVLICVAFSAIVPLMTVVNYSVQDIISPERRVFVGTEWFAAVMRDDELHQALWRQLGFSLSVLLVEIPLGIALALSMPATGWKSSAVLVVVALSLLIPWNVVGTIWQIYGRADIGLLGHALQVMGIEYNYTGSATDAWLTVLVMDVWHWTPLVALLCYAGLRSIPDAYYQAARIDGASKFAVFRYIQLPKMRGVLMIAVLLRFMDSFMIYTEPFVLTGGGPGNATTFLSQYLTQKAVGQFDLGPAAAFSLIYFLIILLFCFVLYNWMQRVGTQEVEKEQ from the coding sequence ATGAACGCCACCAACAAACCCATCAACCAGAAAGCCTGGTGGCTTGTGCTGCCCGTGCTCATCTGCGTGGCCTTCTCCGCCATCGTCCCGCTGATGACGGTCGTCAACTACTCGGTGCAGGACATCATCTCTCCCGAGCGGCGCGTGTTCGTCGGCACCGAATGGTTCGCCGCTGTGATGCGCGACGACGAGCTGCACCAGGCGCTGTGGCGTCAACTGGGCTTCTCGCTCTCGGTGCTGCTGGTGGAGATTCCGCTGGGCATCGCGCTCGCGCTGTCGATGCCGGCCACGGGCTGGAAGTCGTCGGCGGTGCTGGTGGTGGTGGCGCTGTCGCTGCTCATTCCGTGGAACGTGGTGGGCACCATCTGGCAGATCTACGGGCGCGCCGACATCGGCCTCCTGGGCCACGCGCTGCAGGTCATGGGCATTGAGTACAACTACACCGGCAGCGCGACCGACGCGTGGCTCACGGTGCTGGTGATGGACGTGTGGCACTGGACGCCGCTGGTGGCCTTGCTCTGCTATGCGGGCCTGCGCTCGATTCCCGACGCCTACTACCAGGCGGCGCGCATCGACGGTGCCAGCAAGTTCGCGGTGTTCCGCTACATCCAGCTGCCCAAGATGCGCGGCGTGCTGATGATCGCGGTGCTGCTGCGCTTCATGGACAGCTTCATGATCTACACCGAGCCCTTCGTGCTGACGGGCGGCGGGCCGGGCAATGCGACCACCTTCCTGAGCCAGTACCTCACGCAGAAGGCCGTGGGGCAGTTCGACCTGGGTCCGGCTGCTGCCTTCTCGCTGATCTATTTCCTGATCATCCTGTTGTTCTGCTTCGTGCTCTACAACTGGATGCAACGGGTCGGTACACAGGAAGTGGAGAAAGAACAATGA
- a CDS encoding DeoR/GlpR family DNA-binding transcription regulator has product MNSNPRQINLLDTVRARGSVTVEQLADMLGVTLQTVRRDVQRLADAGLLTRFHGGVRVPSSTTENIGYQQRETLNADGKARIARRVAELVPNDCSLILNIGTTTEAIAKALMRHTGLRVITNNLNVATILSGNTACEVIVAGGSVRPRDRAVVGEATIDFIRQFKVDIALIGVSSIEVDGSLRDFDLREVKVAQTIIAQAREVWLAADASKFNRPAMIELGTLSQIDRLFTDAAPPPPFPDLLHAAQVRLEIARDI; this is encoded by the coding sequence GTGAACTCCAACCCGCGCCAGATCAACCTCCTCGACACCGTGCGCGCGCGCGGCTCCGTCACCGTCGAACAGCTCGCCGACATGCTGGGCGTGACGCTGCAGACCGTGCGCCGCGACGTGCAGCGGCTGGCCGATGCGGGCTTGCTGACGCGCTTCCACGGCGGCGTGCGCGTGCCCAGTTCGACCACCGAGAACATCGGCTACCAGCAGCGCGAAACGCTCAACGCCGACGGCAAAGCGCGCATCGCGCGCCGCGTGGCCGAGCTGGTGCCCAACGACTGCTCGCTGATCCTGAACATCGGCACCACCACCGAGGCCATCGCCAAGGCGCTGATGCGCCACACGGGCCTGCGCGTGATCACCAACAACCTGAACGTGGCGACCATCCTCAGCGGCAACACGGCCTGCGAGGTGATCGTGGCCGGCGGCTCGGTGCGCCCGCGCGACCGCGCCGTGGTGGGCGAGGCCACCATCGACTTCATCCGCCAGTTCAAGGTCGACATCGCGCTCATCGGCGTGTCGAGCATCGAGGTCGACGGCTCGCTGCGCGACTTCGACCTGCGCGAGGTGAAGGTCGCGCAGACCATCATTGCCCAGGCGCGCGAGGTGTGGCTGGCGGCCGACGCGAGCAAGTTCAACCGGCCGGCGATGATCGAGCTGGGCACGCTCTCGCAGATTGATCGCCTGTTCACCGACGCCGCGCCGCCGCCGCCGTTTCCCGACCTGCTGCATGCCGCGCAGGTGCGGCTGGAAATCGCGCGCGACATCTGA
- a CDS encoding carbohydrate ABC transporter permease: MNEKRFHKRSIFLLLYILFALLPIYWMINMSFKTNEEILSSFSFFPQQLTWANYARIFTDESWYSGYINSLIYVAINTVISLTVALPAAYAFSRYSFLGDKHVFFWLLTNRMTPPAVFLLPFFQLYSTVGLMDTHLGVALAHLLFNVPLAVWILEGFMSGIPREIDETAYIDGYSFPRFFLTIFLPLIKAGVGVAAFFCFMFSWVELLLARTLTSVNAKPIVATMTRTVSASGMDWATLAAAGVLTIVPGAIVIWFVRHYIAKGFAMGRV; this comes from the coding sequence ATGAACGAGAAACGCTTCCATAAGCGCAGCATCTTCCTGCTGCTGTACATCCTGTTCGCGCTGTTGCCCATCTACTGGATGATCAACATGAGCTTCAAGACGAACGAGGAGATTCTTTCGAGCTTCTCGTTCTTCCCGCAGCAGCTCACCTGGGCCAACTACGCGCGTATCTTCACCGACGAGTCGTGGTACTCGGGCTACATCAACAGCCTGATCTACGTGGCGATCAACACGGTGATCTCGCTCACCGTGGCGCTGCCGGCGGCGTATGCGTTCTCGCGCTATTCGTTCCTGGGCGACAAGCACGTGTTCTTCTGGCTGCTGACCAACCGCATGACGCCGCCCGCGGTGTTCCTGCTGCCGTTCTTTCAGCTGTACAGCACGGTCGGGCTGATGGACACGCACCTGGGCGTGGCGCTGGCGCATTTGCTCTTCAACGTGCCGCTGGCGGTGTGGATTCTGGAAGGCTTCATGAGCGGCATTCCGCGCGAGATCGACGAGACGGCGTACATCGACGGCTACTCGTTCCCGCGCTTCTTCCTCACCATTTTCCTGCCGCTCATCAAGGCCGGCGTGGGTGTGGCGGCGTTCTTCTGCTTCATGTTCAGTTGGGTCGAGCTGCTGCTGGCGCGCACGCTCACGAGCGTGAACGCCAAGCCGATCGTGGCGACGATGACGCGCACGGTGAGCGCCTCGGGCATGGACTGGGCCACGCTGGCGGCGGCCGGTGTGCTCACCATCGTGCCGGGCGCGATCGTGATCTGGTTTGTGCGGCACTACATCGCGAAGGGTTTCGCGATGGGGCGGGTTTGA
- a CDS encoding ABC transporter ATP-binding protein, whose amino-acid sequence MQLTLERVTKKVGAQTWLYEQSIAPKSGAVTVLLGATQAGKTSLMRLMAGLDTPSTGRVLVDGKDVTGTPVRERNVAMVYQQFINYPSLKVFDNIASPLKLRGESNIEARVRALADKLHIGMFLDRLPAELSGGQQQRVALARALAKNAPLMLLDEPLVNLDYKLREGLREELTQLFATGDSTVIYATTEPGEALLLGGYTAVMDAGELLQYGPTAEVFHAPQSLRVARAFSDPPMNLLAGTATAGRVQLAGGPALTLALPESVSGAVTVGLRASALNVNAGEGDIALPGKVELAEISGSDTFVHVDTAVGELVAQLTGVHRFELGAAITLYFSASQAYVFDASEKLALAPAWRKGNV is encoded by the coding sequence ATGCAACTGACTCTGGAGCGCGTCACCAAGAAGGTCGGCGCGCAAACCTGGCTCTACGAGCAGAGCATCGCGCCGAAAAGCGGCGCGGTGACCGTGCTGCTCGGCGCCACGCAGGCCGGCAAGACCAGCCTGATGCGCCTCATGGCCGGGCTCGACACGCCGAGCACCGGGCGTGTGCTGGTGGACGGCAAGGACGTCACCGGCACGCCGGTGCGCGAGCGCAATGTCGCGATGGTCTACCAGCAGTTCATCAACTACCCCTCGCTCAAGGTGTTCGACAACATCGCCTCGCCGCTGAAGCTGCGCGGCGAATCGAACATCGAGGCGCGCGTGAGGGCGCTGGCCGACAAGCTGCACATCGGCATGTTCCTCGACCGCCTGCCGGCCGAGCTGTCGGGCGGCCAGCAGCAGCGCGTGGCGCTGGCGCGTGCGCTCGCCAAGAACGCACCGCTCATGCTGCTCGACGAGCCGCTGGTCAACCTGGACTACAAGCTGCGCGAAGGCCTGCGCGAAGAACTCACGCAGCTCTTTGCCACCGGCGACTCGACCGTCATCTACGCCACCACCGAGCCCGGCGAAGCGCTCCTGCTCGGCGGCTACACGGCCGTGATGGACGCCGGTGAACTGCTGCAGTACGGCCCGACCGCCGAGGTGTTCCACGCGCCGCAATCGCTGCGCGTGGCACGCGCCTTCAGCGATCCGCCGATGAACCTGCTGGCGGGCACGGCCACGGCCGGCCGCGTGCAGCTCGCAGGCGGGCCCGCACTGACGCTGGCCCTGCCCGAAAGCGTGTCGGGCGCGGTCACCGTCGGCCTGCGCGCGAGTGCCTTGAACGTGAACGCGGGGGAGGGCGACATCGCCTTGCCCGGCAAGGTGGAGCTGGCCGAGATTTCGGGTTCCGACACCTTCGTGCACGTCGATACCGCGGTGGGCGAACTGGTGGCGCAGCTCACCGGTGTGCACCGCTTCGAGCTGGGCGCCGCGATCACGCTGTACTTCAGCGCGTCGCAGGCCTATGTGTTCGATGCCAGCGAGAAGCTGGCGCTGGCGCCGGCATGGCGCAAAGGAAACGTATGA
- a CDS encoding SH3 domain-containing protein, translating to MARFSRRLPALLLAFFFSWMVLPSAFAAQPQMVSVAVKTLNMRTAPSQRAEAHWTVSRGYPLRVIGRKGDWLRVTDFENDKAWVFRSMTNKTPHHVVKAKTAQLRRAPGARSPVVKKAVYGDVLRTLERRGDWVKVRHEGGTTGWVLKRSLWGW from the coding sequence ATGGCCCGATTCAGCCGCCGACTGCCCGCGCTCCTGCTCGCATTCTTCTTCTCGTGGATGGTGCTGCCATCCGCCTTTGCCGCGCAGCCGCAGATGGTCAGTGTCGCGGTCAAGACCCTGAACATGCGCACTGCCCCCAGCCAGCGCGCCGAGGCGCACTGGACGGTGAGCCGGGGTTATCCGCTGCGCGTGATCGGCCGCAAGGGCGACTGGCTGCGGGTCACTGATTTCGAGAACGACAAGGCCTGGGTCTTCCGTTCGATGACGAACAAGACGCCGCACCACGTCGTGAAGGCGAAGACCGCGCAGTTGCGCCGCGCACCCGGCGCGCGCAGCCCGGTCGTGAAGAAGGCCGTGTACGGCGACGTGCTGCGCACCCTCGAGCGCCGCGGTGATTGGGTGAAAGTGCGCCATGAAGGCGGCACCACCGGCTGGGTGCTGAAGCGCTCCCTCTGGGGCTGGTGA
- the glpK gene encoding glycerol kinase GlpK, with protein MTTYLLALDQGTSSSRSIVFDREGRIVAIAQKELTQIYPQPGWVEHDPMEIWRSQLATAREVLAKAKLQPTDIHAIGITNQRETTVLWNRATGQPVHHAIVWQDRRAEPLCAQLREQGLTDTIREKTGLVIDAYFSGTKLRWLLDNVPGARAQAERGELAFGTVDSWLMWQLTGGKAHVTDVSNASRTMLFNVHTNEWDADLLAALKIPAALLPKVQPSSSHFADTDAALLGHTLPIGGVAGDQQSALFGQACFEAGMAKNTYGTGCFLLMHTGAAFQPSQNGLLVTSAAQTDATPQYAMEGSVFVGGAVVQWLRDGLKAIKGSAEVQSLAESVPDAGGVMMVPAFTGLGAPYWDADARGTITGLTRGTTVAHIARAALESIAYQSAALLQAMSRDAVAAGGKPVAELRVDGGASVNDLLMQFQADLLGIPVVRPEVVETTALGAAYLAGLSTGVYTDARQLSKLWKIERRFMPTMGRAQAEESMARWERAVRQATAT; from the coding sequence ATGACCACCTACCTGCTCGCCCTCGACCAAGGCACCTCCAGCTCGCGCAGCATCGTGTTCGACCGCGAAGGCCGCATCGTCGCCATCGCCCAGAAGGAACTCACGCAGATCTACCCGCAGCCGGGCTGGGTCGAGCACGACCCGATGGAAATCTGGCGCAGCCAGCTCGCCACCGCGCGCGAGGTGCTGGCCAAGGCCAAGCTGCAGCCCACCGACATCCACGCCATCGGCATCACCAACCAGCGCGAGACCACCGTGCTGTGGAACCGCGCCACCGGCCAGCCCGTGCACCACGCCATCGTCTGGCAGGACCGCCGCGCCGAACCGCTGTGCGCACAGCTGCGCGAGCAGGGCCTGACCGACACCATCCGCGAGAAGACAGGCCTCGTCATCGACGCGTACTTCTCGGGCACCAAGCTGCGCTGGCTGCTCGACAACGTGCCCGGCGCGCGTGCCCAGGCCGAACGCGGCGAACTGGCCTTCGGCACGGTCGACAGCTGGCTCATGTGGCAGCTCACCGGCGGCAAGGCGCACGTGACCGACGTGAGCAACGCCTCGCGCACCATGCTGTTCAACGTGCACACGAACGAATGGGACGCCGACCTGCTCGCCGCGCTGAAGATCCCCGCCGCGCTGCTGCCGAAGGTGCAGCCGTCGAGCTCGCACTTTGCCGACACCGATGCCGCGCTGCTCGGCCACACGCTGCCCATCGGCGGCGTGGCGGGCGACCAGCAGAGCGCCCTCTTCGGCCAGGCCTGCTTCGAGGCCGGCATGGCCAAGAACACTTACGGCACCGGCTGCTTCTTGCTGATGCACACGGGCGCGGCCTTCCAGCCCTCGCAGAACGGCCTGCTCGTGACCAGCGCCGCGCAGACCGACGCGACCCCGCAGTACGCGATGGAAGGCAGCGTGTTCGTCGGCGGCGCGGTGGTGCAGTGGCTGCGCGATGGCCTCAAGGCCATCAAGGGCAGCGCCGAGGTGCAGTCGCTCGCCGAGAGCGTGCCCGACGCGGGCGGCGTGATGATGGTGCCGGCCTTCACCGGCCTGGGCGCGCCGTACTGGGACGCGGACGCGCGCGGCACGATCACCGGCCTCACGCGCGGCACCACGGTCGCGCACATCGCGCGCGCCGCGCTGGAAAGCATCGCTTATCAAAGTGCCGCGCTGCTGCAAGCCATGAGCCGCGACGCCGTGGCCGCGGGCGGCAAGCCCGTGGCCGAGCTGCGCGTGGACGGCGGCGCGAGCGTGAACGACCTGCTGATGCAGTTCCAGGCCGATCTGCTGGGCATTCCGGTGGTGCGGCCCGAGGTGGTCGAGACCACCGCGCTGGGCGCGGCCTACCTCGCAGGGCTGTCGACCGGCGTCTACACCGATGCGCGCCAGCTCTCGAAGCTGTGGAAGATCGAACGCCGCTTCATGCCGACCATGGGCCGCGCGCAGGCCGAGGAATCGATGGCGCGCTGGGAGCGCGCGGTGCGCCAGGCTACCGCGACCTGA
- a CDS encoding Lcl C-terminal domain-containing protein translates to MKKKSMLANDGKWMAVALAAVVLLAGCDEAASPKEQASAQASTAVVLDAATGLRWLRCALGQTWQGGRCVGEAEALSLMDAQERVQALNVKGHEGISQWRLPTVVELAALRRCDHGLVDEQFTLELSPEKEPVTVPRWCARETSVPTIDSARFPDTPLVKFWSGSGSEAAQHFYAVDFSNAWIGLNEAAEAAHAVRPVADR, encoded by the coding sequence ATGAAGAAGAAATCAATGCTTGCCAACGATGGCAAGTGGATGGCCGTCGCCTTGGCGGCCGTCGTGCTGCTCGCCGGCTGCGACGAGGCCGCGTCACCGAAAGAACAAGCCTCGGCGCAGGCATCGACGGCCGTCGTCCTCGACGCTGCCACCGGATTGCGCTGGCTGCGCTGCGCCCTGGGGCAGACATGGCAGGGCGGTCGTTGCGTCGGTGAGGCCGAAGCCCTGAGCCTGATGGACGCACAGGAGCGCGTGCAGGCGCTCAACGTGAAGGGCCATGAAGGCATCTCGCAATGGCGGTTGCCGACCGTCGTGGAACTGGCGGCGCTGCGGCGTTGCGACCATGGCCTGGTCGACGAGCAGTTCACGCTCGAACTGAGCCCCGAAAAGGAGCCCGTCACCGTGCCGCGATGGTGCGCCCGCGAAACCTCCGTTCCCACCATCGACAGTGCACGCTTTCCCGACACGCCGCTGGTCAAGTTCTGGTCGGGCTCGGGCAGCGAGGCCGCGCAGCACTTCTACGCCGTGGACTTCAGCAATGCCTGGATCGGCCTGAACGAAGCGGCCGAGGCCGCCCACGCGGTGCGGCCGGTGGCCGATCGCTGA
- a CDS encoding phosphoethanolamine transferase: MTHPHIDAPRHSSSALLAFGVVGVTLLALIALGHDGRRIAQLAVLAAPPVLWLLWPLHSARLRRWRTALVWLWVMGFGLDAVVRAYLLDTYQAAPDSAMVLGAAANTNARESAEYLRMHWRSAVVWSAALVAAGVVAGLFARRGATAPRARRPFWVRSLLLLILLAACVAYVSKPWRRLHPVVFWTQWSQSLQDQRAAWAGQEETRDAQLAQARQIAPVFSREGPSTVVLVITDSINRDNMGLYGYGRPTTPRLQAHKAQEGDRMAVLQNAWSVDASTLPALRNMFHFGQPANGNSGNNGNAGNPPHLLALARAAGYKVWWISNHDDLAIEQEHARYADVVDMVNRTPGRASASLDGEILDCVQEAFADTSTERKLIVVHLMGAHPHYSLRFPENANPFDDNVDAIETGLVKNGRSAWVRHFRQQYDAALLYHDFVVSELLQQTRNTGKPDDYRAWMYLSDHGQEVGHGSDRAGHSPATASGYRIPAIVWRNHEPLPTGAATQQPFRADWTGWSLMDLLGIRWSGQKAERNVLGDSYQWRAPEIPVAVESFSK, translated from the coding sequence TTGACACATCCCCACATCGACGCCCCGCGTCACTCTTCCAGCGCCCTGCTGGCCTTTGGCGTGGTCGGCGTCACGCTGCTGGCACTCATTGCCCTGGGCCACGACGGCCGCCGCATCGCCCAGCTCGCGGTGCTCGCCGCGCCCCCGGTGCTCTGGCTGCTGTGGCCGCTGCACAGCGCGCGCCTGCGGCGCTGGCGCACGGCGCTGGTGTGGCTCTGGGTCATGGGCTTCGGGCTCGACGCCGTGGTCCGCGCCTATCTGCTCGACACCTACCAGGCCGCACCCGACAGCGCCATGGTGCTGGGCGCGGCGGCCAACACCAACGCGCGCGAAAGCGCCGAGTACCTCCGCATGCACTGGCGCTCCGCCGTCGTCTGGTCGGCCGCGCTTGTGGCGGCAGGCGTGGTGGCGGGCCTGTTCGCGCGGCGCGGTGCCACGGCGCCGCGTGCGCGGCGGCCGTTCTGGGTGCGCTCGCTGCTGCTCCTGATCCTGCTCGCGGCCTGCGTGGCCTATGTGAGCAAACCCTGGCGCCGGCTGCACCCGGTCGTCTTCTGGACCCAGTGGTCGCAGTCGCTGCAGGACCAGCGCGCCGCCTGGGCTGGCCAGGAAGAAACCCGCGATGCGCAGCTGGCGCAAGCCCGGCAGATCGCACCGGTGTTCTCGCGCGAAGGGCCGTCCACGGTCGTGCTCGTCATCACCGACAGCATCAACCGCGACAACATGGGCCTGTACGGCTACGGCCGCCCGACCACGCCGCGCCTGCAGGCGCACAAGGCGCAGGAAGGTGATCGCATGGCCGTGCTGCAGAACGCGTGGTCAGTGGACGCAAGCACCCTGCCCGCGCTGCGCAACATGTTCCATTTCGGCCAGCCCGCCAATGGGAACAGCGGGAACAACGGGAACGCCGGGAACCCGCCCCACCTGCTCGCCCTGGCGCGCGCCGCCGGCTACAAGGTCTGGTGGATCAGCAACCACGACGACCTGGCCATCGAGCAGGAGCACGCACGCTATGCCGACGTGGTCGACATGGTGAACCGCACGCCGGGCCGCGCCAGCGCCTCGCTCGACGGCGAGATCCTCGACTGCGTGCAGGAAGCCTTTGCCGACACGAGCACCGAACGAAAGCTCATCGTGGTCCACCTGATGGGCGCGCACCCGCACTACAGCCTGCGCTTTCCAGAGAACGCCAACCCCTTCGACGACAACGTCGATGCGATAGAAACCGGCCTTGTGAAGAACGGCCGCTCGGCCTGGGTGCGGCACTTCCGCCAGCAGTACGACGCCGCGCTGCTGTACCACGACTTCGTGGTGTCGGAGCTGCTGCAGCAGACCCGCAACACAGGCAAGCCGGACGACTACCGCGCCTGGATGTACCTGTCGGACCACGGCCAGGAGGTCGGCCACGGCAGCGACCGCGCAGGCCACAGCCCCGCCACCGCCTCGGGCTATCGCATCCCGGCCATCGTCTGGCGCAACCACGAGCCGCTGCCCACCGGCGCCGCCACGCAGCAGCCCTTCCGCGCGGACTGGACGGGCTGGAGCCTGATGGACCTGCTGGGCATCCGTTGGAGTGGGCAGAAGGCCGAGCGCAATGTGCTGGGCGACAGCTACCAGTGGCGGGCGCCGGAGATTCCGGTGGCAGTCGAGTCGTTCTCGAAGTAG
- the glpD gene encoding glycerol-3-phosphate dehydrogenase yields MKKLENTISAFADKSHQPTDPHPVSDFSSPAAAPATECDVLIVGGGINGCGIARDLAGRGWRVMLCEKDDLASHTSSSSTKLIHGGLRYLEYYEFSLVRKALQEREVLLKSAPHIMWPLRFVMPHDPSMRPAWMIRIGLFMYDHLARREVLPPSRGIDLRQHPAGAPLKAQYKRGFVYSDGWVDDARLVVLNAIDARSKGAEVLTRTRCIHAQRGADGWVATLEGPDGAHRTVRARAVVNAAGPWAESFLRGVAQSARGEALATKSLRLVKGSHIIVPRLFDHDHAYIFQNPDKRIIFAIPYQGAFTLIGTTDIEISGDDPGGARIAQEEIDYLCTQASRYFDKAIVPADVVWTYSGVRPLLDDASGDPSAVTRDYLLESNTTAAPLLSVWGGKITTFRKLAEDAADEVGKMLGQSGAQRPAWTDGAFLAGGDLSAWIGAPKRPDDDFGRFVTAVQAKYPWLDAKVALRLARGYGARVAELVGEAQSLAEMGAEVAPGLYERELRFLQAREWAVSSDDVLWRRTKLGLHYTPAEREQVAIWLQANVRQG; encoded by the coding sequence ATGAAAAAACTCGAAAATACAATCTCGGCCTTTGCTGACAAAAGTCACCAACCAACGGACCCCCATCCTGTGAGCGATTTCTCCTCTCCAGCGGCCGCGCCGGCCACCGAATGCGATGTGCTGATCGTCGGCGGCGGCATCAACGGGTGCGGCATTGCGCGCGACCTGGCCGGCCGGGGCTGGCGCGTGATGCTGTGCGAGAAGGACGACCTGGCCTCGCACACCTCGTCGTCTTCGACCAAGCTGATCCACGGCGGGCTGCGCTACCTCGAGTACTACGAGTTCTCGCTGGTGCGCAAGGCGCTGCAGGAGCGCGAAGTGCTGCTCAAGAGCGCGCCGCACATCATGTGGCCGCTGCGCTTCGTGATGCCGCACGACCCCTCGATGCGCCCGGCCTGGATGATCCGCATCGGCCTGTTCATGTATGACCACCTCGCCAGGCGCGAGGTGCTGCCGCCGTCGCGCGGCATCGACCTGCGCCAGCACCCGGCCGGCGCGCCGCTCAAGGCGCAGTACAAGCGCGGCTTCGTGTACTCGGACGGCTGGGTCGACGACGCGCGGCTGGTGGTGCTCAACGCCATCGATGCGCGTTCGAAGGGCGCCGAAGTGCTCACGCGCACGCGCTGCATCCATGCGCAGCGCGGCGCCGACGGCTGGGTTGCCACGCTCGAAGGCCCCGACGGCGCGCACCGCACCGTGCGCGCACGCGCCGTGGTGAACGCGGCCGGCCCGTGGGCCGAATCTTTCCTGCGCGGCGTGGCCCAGTCGGCGCGCGGCGAGGCGCTGGCCACCAAGAGCCTGCGGCTCGTGAAGGGCAGCCACATCATCGTGCCGCGCCTGTTCGACCACGACCACGCCTACATCTTCCAGAACCCCGACAAGCGGATCATCTTCGCCATTCCTTACCAGGGCGCGTTCACGCTGATCGGCACCACCGACATCGAGATCAGCGGCGACGACCCCGGCGGCGCGCGCATCGCGCAGGAAGAAATCGACTACCTCTGCACCCAGGCCAGCCGTTATTTCGACAAGGCCATCGTGCCGGCCGACGTGGTCTGGACCTACTCGGGCGTGCGCCCGCTGCTGGACGACGCCTCGGGCGACCCCTCGGCCGTCACGCGCGACTACCTGCTCGAGTCGAACACCACTGCCGCGCCGCTGCTGTCGGTGTGGGGCGGCAAGATCACCACCTTCCGCAAGCTGGCCGAGGACGCGGCCGACGAGGTCGGCAAGATGCTCGGCCAGTCGGGCGCGCAGCGTCCGGCCTGGACCGACGGCGCCTTCCTGGCCGGCGGCGACCTGTCGGCCTGGATCGGCGCCCCCAAGCGCCCCGACGACGACTTCGGCCGCTTCGTGACGGCGGTGCAGGCGAAGTACCCCTGGCTCGATGCCAAGGTCGCGCTGCGGCTGGCGCGCGGTTATGGCGCGCGCGTGGCTGAACTGGTCGGCGAGGCGCAGTCGCTGGCCGAGATGGGCGCCGAGGTCGCGCCCGGCCTGTACGAGCGCGAGCTGCGCTTTTTGCAGGCGCGCGAATGGGCCGTGAGCTCGGACGACGTGCTCTGGCGGCGCACCAAGCTCGGCCTGCACTACACACCGGCCGAGCGCGAACAGGTCGCGATCTGGCTGCAGGCGAACGTTCGCCAGGGCTGA